The sequence below is a genomic window from Sphingomonas crusticola.
GAATGAACGCGGTCGACGCCGCAAGATAGGTCGCGAAGCGCATCAGCTTCCCCCAATATAAAAGCTGCAAATATAAACCCGGCAATACGGCCGCCGATCGCGGCCGATCATCAAGTTAGGCTGGGCTACCGCTATTGCCCTTCGACGGGTCCGTCGCTGGCGGCTCGGGAGCCGTCGTGTCGGGAACTGTCGTCGTCGCGTCAGTCGCCGCCGAAGGCGTCTGATCGGCACTCGCGGTCGGAACCGAAGTAACCAGCGAATCACGCGCCGCAGGTACTGTATTATCGGTAAGCGCGGCCAGCTGCGTCGGCGAAACATCCTGCGCAGCCGATGCAAGCGCGGCTGCCGGAGCAACATTGCCGTTGTTCGCCGCCACAGAGGTAGCAACCGAGTCAACGCTTACGTTGGCAGCGGTCGCAGCCGCGGCCACGATTGTCGCCGCAGCCGCAGCCTGTTGCGATGGCGGAAGCGCAGCAACCGCCGCGACGGCGATCTCATTGACCGCTTCAGGATGCGCGGCAGCAGCCGCCGAAACGATGGAGGTCGCGAAGGTCGGGTGGGCAGCTACCGCCGCCTGAACCAGCTGCGCAATCTGCGCCGGCGTCATGTTCGCGCTGGCTGCCGCAATAAGGTCATTAACCTGTTCGGGCGTCGTGGCCGCCTGGATCTGCGCCACCGTGTCGGCGGTAACAGCGACGCCCGCCGGTGCCGAAGGCTGGACCTGAGCCCAGGCAATGCCGGCGATCGATGCCGACATCACAGCGCCCAAGAGGGCCGCACGCTTGAGAGGGGTGCCGCTAACTTTCAGAATGGCCATGGTCACACCTCGATCCCCATTACTGCCACATATGGTGGCGTTACTGTCCTACTCGGTACCACAAAGCAGGCTGGAGTAAATGGTTTAATCTACGTTTTGCGGATTTCGCATTTATGTTGCACTGCGATCACAACAGCCGAACCGCCGCTCCCTCGATCACTGCACAGGAGAGTAGCCCCGTGGCGTAAGCACCTGTATCGAGCGAAATCTTGTTCGCCGCCACCACGGCGTTTTCGACGATGGTGTGCCCATGTACAACCCGCCATGGCAGCAACTCTGTGCTGGCGAGGAAAGGATCGCGAATGGTCAGCAGGTCACGCCGCGACTGTTTGGCGAGGGGGAGGCCTGGCCGCACACCCGCATGAACGAACAAAAATCCCCCCATCAGGATGGACAATTCCAGACCTTGGAGGAACTCAAGGTGCGAGGGCGGCAGGCGCTCGGAGAGCTGACGCGCGAGCGCGGGCATCAGCGAAGCGCTGGGCGCTCCGCCCGCCCACACGCCGTAACTGGCCAGCGTTGCCGTGCCGCCGAAACTGAGCCAGTCCGCTCCGTCGCGCGGGCTCGACAGGAAGTGCAGCATCGCGTCTTCATGATTCCCGAGCAGGAAGCGGGCGGGAAGCCCCGCAAATCGCCGCGGCAGCAGCTTCTCGATGACATCGCGCGAGGCCAAGCCGCGATCAATATAATCACCGAGGAATATCACCGTCGCGCTCGATGTTGGCTGGTAGTCGCGCAGGTCAGCCGCGATGCGCTCTTCCATAGCCCGCAAGCAATCGAGATGGCCGTGAATATCGCCGACAGCGTAAACACGTTCACCCTCGGGCAAGCGATGCTCTTCTACGACCTCGACGGGCCGGCGAAAGAAAAAGCGTTTTGGCATGGTGGTGTCCGCGCTTATGAACGCCGCTGCGTGTTAGTGCAAAAAAATTAGGACTATCGGATCATGGGGATGAAAGCAGTTATTGGGTCGCTGGCACTGTTTGCCAGCTTGTTAGGCGCTGCAGCTCCTGCAGTCGCACAGAGCACGCCCGCAACGAAGACTGAACTTGCTTCGGCCCCTAGTTCCCCGGCCGGACCGGCGGTCGCCGCAGTGGACCCCGGCGCCTATCGCCTGGGATCGGGCGATAAGGTGCGGATTACGGTGTTCAATGAAGAAACCCTATCCGGCGAATATGAGGTCGACGGCTCCGGGACGCTCAATCTGCAACTGATCGGCGCGATCAATGTGCAGGGGCGGTCGATCCCTGAGGTGACCGCGATCATCGTCGGCAAGCTCAAAGAAGGTTATCTACAGAATCCTTCCGTCGCGATCGAAGTGCTCAACTACCGGCCCTTCTACGTTCTCGGCGAGGTTAAGGAGCCCGGCAAATATCCCTACGTCAGCGGTATGACGGTGCTCAATGCGATTGCGCTTGCCGGTGGCTATACGTACCGCGGCAAAAAGGATCGTGCGATGGTAATCCGCGCGTCCGATCCTGAGAAGAAGGAGCAGCGGGTCGCGCCCAACGACGTGATCATGCCTGGTGACATCATTCGCGTACCTGAACGCATCTTCTGAGCGCTGGACATCCGCCGGGCGATGATTGGGCTCGGCTGCCCCAACGCTGAGACCGTCCTCCCCCTACCTGAGGATAGAAGCTGGACTGCTGCTCATCGATCTAATTGGTGCCGTTGCCAGCGGTCGGCGTAGGACGCTCGCTAAAACGCGTTGGGGTGGAGGATGACCCTTACCGTCGCCAGCAAGATGCGCAGGTCCCGCGTCAGCGTCCATCCCGACAGATATTCGAGGTCCGCCTGAATGCGATTGGTAAGGTCCGCCGCTGTCGAGGTTGCACCCCGGAAGCCGCGTACCTGGGCAAGCCCGGTCAACCCAGGCTTGGCGGCGTGGCGCAACCAATAACGTTCATCGACTTCCCAAAACAGGGCGTCGCCGGCAGTCGAGCCAACCGCGTGCGGACGCGGGCCAACGATGCTCATATCCCCTTTCAACACGTTGAAGAGCTGGGGTAATTCATCGATGCTAGTTTTGCGAAGCAGGCGCCCCACCCGCGTAACCCGATCGTCGTCGCGCCTCGTAGACTGATGTCCCTGGGCGTCATGTTCGGCGACGCGCATGCTGCGAAACTTATACATCCGGAACTGGCGGTTGCCCCGACCGATCCGGCTTTGGACGAAGAATATCGGACCGCCGTCTTCAAGTTTGATCGCCAGTGCGGCGGCTGCTGTCACCAAGAGAAAGATCGGGGAGACGAGAAATAACGCTGCCAGATCGAAGCAGCGCTTGACGATTTCGTCCCCCGCGCCGAGCGGTCCCTGCGCGACTACCGCCGTCAGTTGATCGCCATAATAAGAGGTAGACAATAGACCCAGCTGTTCGACCTCGGGGATCAGCACTTCGATATTCGTTCCCAAGCCCTTCAGCGCGAGCGTCCACGCCCGGCGGCGGCCAGGCTCACAGACGACAACCACGCGATCCGCGGACCGCAGCGCCTTGCCAATCCGATCGAGCATTTGCGGGGAGGTCAGAATAGGCTTTAGCCCCAGCGCATCGGCATGAAGGATCTTCGTGCCCGGCCGCGCGATTGCGGCGACATTGTCGCATAGGACAACCTCTTCATAGAGGCCATCGGCGGTAAGCCAGGTTACGGCGTGCTTTACCAGATATCGAAACAGAACGAGCAGGGCTGCCGAAATCCCGAAGCCGACGCCGATCGCCAGGCGGGAATATTCCGAGCTCACTTTAAGGGCGAAGCCGATACCGACGACGATAAATCCTGTCATGACGAGCGATGACAGAGAACGCCGGACTCCAAGGCGCCAATTTTCGAGAACGGCGATGCCATATGCCCGGTTGTTCAGCGAAAGCCCTACAAAAACGGGGATGAGCACGAGCAATATCTTGACCGTCTGTTCCGACCAGACATCGTGCAATCGAAAGGCGGATGCGACCGCCATCCCGCCGAACACCGCGATCACATCCCCGGCCGCGAGCATTTCGAACAAGCGCCAGCGCAACACGGACTTACGCGAGGTACGAGCACGGTCCCGTATGCCGCTCAGCCTTGCGATAAGATTGTCGGCCACGGTAGCCATGCTTCCCCAATGCCACCATTTTGGACTGTTCGACGCCATAAGCTAGGCGCTGAGCAAATCCAAATCGGCAGATATTCGGCACCCTAACACGTTCTTCGCTGCGGTTGCGGAACAAGTTGCAAGCTTTCGCCGGCGCCTCAGTGAAGCACCCCAGCCCATATTACGCTTATCCCCGGCCCACACTTGTATACGCCAGCCCTGCCCGCTCCACGTGCTCCGGCGGGTAGATGTTGCGCAGATCGACCAGAATGGGCGTATTCAAGATCGAGGCTATCCGCTTCAGGTCCAGCGCGCGGAACTCGTCCCATTCGGTGACGATGACGAGCGCGTCGGCGCCTTCGGCAACCGAATAGGGATCCCCATGAAACTCGACGTCCTTAAGAAGCGGCCGGGCCTGCTCGAGGCCTTCCGGATCATAGGCCCGCACAACCGCGCCCGCATCCTGCAGCGCCTGGATCAGCGCAAGCGAGGGCGCGTCGCGCATATCGTCCGTATTCGGCTTGAAGGTGAGGCCTAGCACGCCGATTATCTTGCCGCGTGCATCGCCACCGACGGCCTTGATGACCTTGCGCCCCATGGCGCGTTTGCGGGTTTCGTTTACCTGCACGACGGACTCCACGACGCGCAGCGCGACGTCATTGTCCTGCGCCGTCTTCAGCAAAGCCAGTGTGTCTTTCGGAAAGCATGATCCGCCATAGCCGGGGCCGGCGTGGAGGAATTTGGGACCGATGCGATTGTCGAGCCCGATCCCGCGCGACACGTCCTTGACGTCGCCCCCGACCGCTTCACACAGATCGGAGATCTCGTTGATGAAGGTGATCTTGGTCGCGAGAAACGCATTGGCGGCATATTTGATGATCTCGGCGGTACGACGGCCGGTAAACATCAGCGGGGCCTGGTTCAGCGACAGCGGGCGATAAACCTCGCGCATCACGGCAATAGCGTCCGCATCTTCGGTGCCGATGACGATACGATCCGGCCGTTTGAAATCCTCGATGGCTGCCCCCTCGCGGAGAAATTCCGGGTTGGAAACCACCCAGGCCTCTGCGCCGACCTCGCGCACGATCCGTTCGACTTCGTCCCCAGTACCGACCGGAACCGTAGACTTGGTTACGATCACGCATGGCTTGCTAATATGCTCGGCAATCTCGCGCGCGGCTGCGAACACATAGCTCAGATCGGCATGGCCATCACCGCGGCGCGATGGTGTTCCCACGGCGATGAACACCGCATCCGCATCGTCAACTCCGGCCGCCAAATCGGTCGTGAAGGTCAGTCGGCCGGCCCGGACATTGCTGTCCACCAAGTCCGCGAGGCCGGGCTCGAAGATCGGCATTTCTCCGCGCTTCAGTGCGGCGATTTTCTCCTCCGCCTTGTCGACGCAGACGACATTATGACCGAAATCGGATAGGCATGCGCCGGACACGAGGCCGACATAACCGGTGCCGATCATTGCAATGCGCATGAAAAGATATGCCTTTTTGTTAGTCTGAAGGGGATGGCGCGCGCCTTTGACCACAAACGGGGGGGAAAGTTAACCGCCGATTCTGCAGTGCAGCAGCCGCTTTATCTCAGGACAACGGATCCGCTTGGGGCGGGTCTCCGGCGGATCAAACCCGGTGATATGTCCGGAACCACTCGACCCAGCGGGGGATCCCCATGGAAATAGGCGTGGTCGGCCGATATCCCAAATCGTCTTGGATTGCCGAGATGTCTGCATAGGTGGCGGTGACGTCGCCGGGCTGCATCGGCTGATAATCACGGACCGCCTTGCGGCCGCAGGCGGTTTCGATCGTCGTGACCAGCGTTTCCAGTTGTTCGGAACGGTTATTGCCGATGTTGTAGATGCGGTGCGGTGAATGGCTTCCGCCCGGCTTCTGTTTGCCATCGTCCGGCGGCGGCGCATCCAACGCCGCGATCACGCCGGAGATGATATCGTCGATATAGGTGAAATCGCGCTGCATCTTGCCCTGGTTGAAGAGGGTGATCGCCTCTCCCTTGAGGATATTGTCGGTAAACATCCACACCGCCATGTCGGGGCGGCCCCATGGCCCATAAACGGTGAAAAAGCGTAGCCCGGTTTGGGGCAGCCGGAAGAGATGCGCGTAACTTTCGCTGATTAACTCGTCGGCACGCTTGGTCGCGGCATATAAGGAGATCGGCCAATCCGTGCGGTTCTCGACCCGGAACGGCAGCTCGCCGGTCTGTCCGTAAACCGACGACGATGACGCATAGACGAAATGCGCAACGCGGCGCTCGCGCGCGATTTCCAGCATGTTTACATGCCCTGAAAGGTTCGACTGCACATAAGCCGCAGGATTTGACAGCGAGTAGCGTACGCCTGCCTGCGCGCCGAGATGGACGATCTTCTCTATGTCGAAGCCCGCCAGCCTATCTTTCAGCGCGCGAGCCTCGGAAAAATCGATCTCCAGGAATTTGAAGCGATCGGCGTGGCGCACATCCGAGCTCAAATCAGCAAGGCGGTCCTGCTTCAGCTTGACGGGATAATAATCGTTGAGGTTGTCGATCCCGATGACATGCTCGCCGCGGCCCAGCAACTGGCGGCAGGTGTGATAGCCGATAAATCCGGCCGCCCCGGTAACCAAGATCGCCATAAAACCTCGTGGTTGGAAGCACTGGCGCCCGCTGCCGTTCGCTATGGCATATCGCCTTTGCGAACAACAACGGCTTGGCCTCAGAAGACCCTCCGACCCTTATCTTGCAGGACCCGTCGGAGCCAGCACCGGTTGTTTGTATGAGAGCCATTGTCAGGCCACGGCTCGGCGGCCGATACGGATTTCAGCTCGATCGGACGGATGAATGGGCTGCACGGCGATGGGATGAAGGAAATGATGGAGCGCCTTTGCACGATCTTGGCAGCCGCTTGGCTTCATGCGGGCGGCGCCTCCGCCGAGCCGCCGCGCCTGATCCGCCAGGGATCGGCCGTGCAGCTTGCCGTTCAAGGTAAACCGATGCTGCTGATCGCAGGCGAGCTCGGCAATTCCAGTGCGTCAAGCGCCGCCTACATGGCACCCCACTGGGCCAAGCTGCGGGCAATGCACCTTAACACCGTCCTGGCGCCGGTTTCATGGGAGTTGATCGAGCCACGCGAAGGTGTGTTCGACTGGTCGTCGGTCGATTCTCTCCTGGCAAATGCGCGGGCCAATGATCTGAAACTCGTACTGTTGTGGTTCGGCGCCTGGAAGAACAGCATGTCGACTTACCCGCCGGCATGGGTGAAGCGCGACATTAAGCGCTTTCCGCGTGCGCGCCTACCTAACGGCCAGAGTGTCGACATCCTGTCCGCCTTCGCGCCCGCAACGCTGGAGGCCGACCGGCGCGCCTTCGCGGCCATGCTTGGCCATATCCGGCAGGTCGACGACCGCCACAATACGGTGCTCATGGTGCAGGTGGAGAATGAGATTGGCATGCTGCCGGCCGCCCGTGACTATGGACCATCGGCTGAGAAAGCGTTCGGTGCTCCGGTGCCGGCTGAACTGACCGCCTACCTCACCGGCCATCGCGCGACACTCGTGCCCGAGATGAAGCAGCTTTGGGAGGCGCATGGCGCAAAAACGCAAGGCAGCTGGAGCGACCTGTTCGGAGCCGGGGACGCCGCAGCCGAGATTTTCACGGGCTGGCATTATGCGCGCTTCGCGGAGGCCCTCACCGCGTCAGGCAAGGCCGCTTATCCCTTGCCAATCTATGCCAATGTCGCGCTCAACCGGCCGGGCCGGGCGCCCGGGGAATATCCGAGCGGCGGGCCCCTGCCCCATCTGCTCGATATCTGGAAAGCCGGTGCGCCAAGCCTCGACCTGCTCGCGCCCGATATCTATTTTCCGAACTTTGTGGATCTCGCGAGCCGCTATAAGCGGACGGACAATCCGCTGTTCGTGCCGGAAGCGAACAATTTCGATCGGCCCGACGTTCCCGCCAACGCCCTCTATGCCTTCGGCAAGCTCGACGCGATCGGCTTCGGGCCGTTCTCGATCGAATCCGGCGATGACAATCCCGGCGCGCTTGGCGAGGCTTACGGGATGCTACAACAGCTTTCCCCCTATATCCTGCGCGCCCAGGGCCTGAACCGTATGGCGGCGTTCAAGCCGCGGCTACTCTACGATGAAACGATCATCAGCGATCCCGTCACCGAGATTATCGGCGATTATCGCTTTACCGCGACGTTCGCAGACCCGGCGAAGCCGGGCGGGATCCCCACTGCGGCCGGCATGATCATCCAGATTGGCTCGGAGGAATTCCTCATCGCCGGGCAGGGTATCACGGTAACATTCGATCCAGCCGGGGACAGTGCGGCGCGCGCGGGGATCGAGAGCGCGTGGGAAGGCAGATTCGACGCCGCTGGGGCATGGCTTCCCGGCCGCCTGCTCAACGGCGACCAGACACATCAGGGGCGGCATATCCGCCTTCCGGCGGGCAGCTTCACCATCCAGCGCGTCAAGCTATACCGCTACCATTAAGCCGACGTCCCCGCGGACACCGAACGGCGTAAACAGGGCGAGGGGCACATGAACCGACGATCATTTCTAGCCGGCAGCAGCGCCGCTGTCACGTTGGTAGGCGCAAGCCGAATTGCGGTTGCTCAACCCGCAGGGGACGCACCGACCTTTTCGACGGGAAACTCGCGTTGGCAGTCGACCTATGACGCAGCGCTCAACGTCCTCGCCGCCAATGTCCGTACCCTTCCTTATGTCAGCAAGCCGGTTCTGATCGAGGGCTCCGTCTATCAAGGCATCTGGCAGGAATGCGGCCCCCACGAAGCTTTGGTCTACCGCAAGTTCCGGCCCGACGTGGCGCGCAACAGCCATCTGACCTTCTTCGAACTGCAGCGGGCGGACGGCCAGCTGCCCGCGAATAACAAGATAGCCGAGACCAGTTTCGGCCAGATCCAGATGGTCGTGCCGATTGCCGCGACGGCGTGGGAGCTGGCGCACGCCACCGGCGACAGCGAATTGCTGGAAGCCGCCTATCGCGGCTGCTCCGCCTGGGACGCCTGGCTGATGCGCTATCGCAACACCCGCGGTAGCGGCCTGATCGAAGGTTTCTGCACCTACGATACCGGTCATGACAACAGTCCGCGTTGGAAGGGCATGCCCAATCAATGCCCCAACAAGGATGCGCGAACCCATCATCCGGTCGCCTCGCTGCCGCGCCTGTGCCCGGATCTTTCGGCGACCGTCTACGGCGGCCGCCGCGCGCTGGCGCATATGGCGCGCGCGCTGGGCAGGCGTGGCGACGCCGATCGTTGGGACACGCGCGCCAACGATCTGCGCGACGCGATCCTGAAGCAGCTTTATGTGGCCGAGGATGCGGCTTTCTATGACCTGGATGCGCAGAACCAGTTCGTCCGCGTTCGCAGCGACATCCTCACGCGCGTCTGCGGCGAGCATGTCGTCGACCAGCGCCTGTTCGACCAGTTGTGGGCACGCCAGCTTCACAATCCCCAGGCATTCTGGACGCCCTACCCGCTACCCTCGATCGCATTGGACGACCCGCAGT
It includes:
- a CDS encoding UDP-glucose dehydrogenase family protein, translating into MRIAMIGTGYVGLVSGACLSDFGHNVVCVDKAEEKIAALKRGEMPIFEPGLADLVDSNVRAGRLTFTTDLAAGVDDADAVFIAVGTPSRRGDGHADLSYVFAAAREIAEHISKPCVIVTKSTVPVGTGDEVERIVREVGAEAWVVSNPEFLREGAAIEDFKRPDRIVIGTEDADAIAVMREVYRPLSLNQAPLMFTGRRTAEIIKYAANAFLATKITFINEISDLCEAVGGDVKDVSRGIGLDNRIGPKFLHAGPGYGGSCFPKDTLALLKTAQDNDVALRVVESVVQVNETRKRAMGRKVIKAVGGDARGKIIGVLGLTFKPNTDDMRDAPSLALIQALQDAGAVVRAYDPEGLEQARPLLKDVEFHGDPYSVAEGADALVIVTEWDEFRALDLKRIASILNTPILVDLRNIYPPEHVERAGLAYTSVGRG
- a CDS encoding metallophosphoesterase yields the protein MPKRFFFRRPVEVVEEHRLPEGERVYAVGDIHGHLDCLRAMEERIAADLRDYQPTSSATVIFLGDYIDRGLASRDVIEKLLPRRFAGLPARFLLGNHEDAMLHFLSSPRDGADWLSFGGTATLASYGVWAGGAPSASLMPALARQLSERLPPSHLEFLQGLELSILMGGFLFVHAGVRPGLPLAKQSRRDLLTIRDPFLASTELLPWRVVHGHTIVENAVVAANKISLDTGAYATGLLSCAVIEGAAVRLL
- a CDS encoding polysaccharide biosynthesis/export family protein, which codes for MDPGAYRLGSGDKVRITVFNEETLSGEYEVDGSGTLNLQLIGAINVQGRSIPEVTAIIVGKLKEGYLQNPSVAIEVLNYRPFYVLGEVKEPGKYPYVSGMTVLNAIALAGGYTYRGKKDRAMVIRASDPEKKEQRVAPNDVIMPGDIIRVPERIF
- a CDS encoding DUF5597 domain-containing protein, which encodes MMERLCTILAAAWLHAGGASAEPPRLIRQGSAVQLAVQGKPMLLIAGELGNSSASSAAYMAPHWAKLRAMHLNTVLAPVSWELIEPREGVFDWSSVDSLLANARANDLKLVLLWFGAWKNSMSTYPPAWVKRDIKRFPRARLPNGQSVDILSAFAPATLEADRRAFAAMLGHIRQVDDRHNTVLMVQVENEIGMLPAARDYGPSAEKAFGAPVPAELTAYLTGHRATLVPEMKQLWEAHGAKTQGSWSDLFGAGDAAAEIFTGWHYARFAEALTASGKAAYPLPIYANVALNRPGRAPGEYPSGGPLPHLLDIWKAGAPSLDLLAPDIYFPNFVDLASRYKRTDNPLFVPEANNFDRPDVPANALYAFGKLDAIGFGPFSIESGDDNPGALGEAYGMLQQLSPYILRAQGLNRMAAFKPRLLYDETIISDPVTEIIGDYRFTATFADPAKPGGIPTAAGMIIQIGSEEFLIAGQGITVTFDPAGDSAARAGIESAWEGRFDAAGAWLPGRLLNGDQTHQGRHIRLPAGSFTIQRVKLYRYH
- a CDS encoding MGH1-like glycoside hydrolase domain-containing protein — protein: MNRRSFLAGSSAAVTLVGASRIAVAQPAGDAPTFSTGNSRWQSTYDAALNVLAANVRTLPYVSKPVLIEGSVYQGIWQECGPHEALVYRKFRPDVARNSHLTFFELQRADGQLPANNKIAETSFGQIQMVVPIAATAWELAHATGDSELLEAAYRGCSAWDAWLMRYRNTRGSGLIEGFCTYDTGHDNSPRWKGMPNQCPNKDARTHHPVASLPRLCPDLSATVYGGRRALAHMARALGRRGDADRWDTRANDLRDAILKQLYVAEDAAFYDLDAQNQFVRVRSDILTRVCGEHVVDQRLFDQLWARQLHNPQAFWTPYPLPSIALDDPQFVRPIPANSWGGAAQALTALRAGRWFDHYRRSAEFSIMMDRWCEALQRDPTFHQQMDPVSGVFTHGADQPGYSPAALVMVDYSWRLVGVTEEPDSLHWNVRPRHPAARDARMAMRTDTGAHVTMRYASGGADLQLSGKAIARLEGGAARLITDKQGAARALVGIEPEAQPLLLRLPGRSPRNVTITANQVIAL
- a CDS encoding exopolysaccharide biosynthesis polyprenyl glycosylphosphotransferase; translated protein: MADNLIARLSGIRDRARTSRKSVLRWRLFEMLAAGDVIAVFGGMAVASAFRLHDVWSEQTVKILLVLIPVFVGLSLNNRAYGIAVLENWRLGVRRSLSSLVMTGFIVVGIGFALKVSSEYSRLAIGVGFGISAALLVLFRYLVKHAVTWLTADGLYEEVVLCDNVAAIARPGTKILHADALGLKPILTSPQMLDRIGKALRSADRVVVVCEPGRRRAWTLALKGLGTNIEVLIPEVEQLGLLSTSYYGDQLTAVVAQGPLGAGDEIVKRCFDLAALFLVSPIFLLVTAAAALAIKLEDGGPIFFVQSRIGRGNRQFRMYKFRSMRVAEHDAQGHQSTRRDDDRVTRVGRLLRKTSIDELPQLFNVLKGDMSIVGPRPHAVGSTAGDALFWEVDERYWLRHAAKPGLTGLAQVRGFRGATSTAADLTNRIQADLEYLSGWTLTRDLRILLATVRVILHPNAF
- a CDS encoding GDP-mannose 4,6-dehydratase, which codes for MAILVTGAAGFIGYHTCRQLLGRGEHVIGIDNLNDYYPVKLKQDRLADLSSDVRHADRFKFLEIDFSEARALKDRLAGFDIEKIVHLGAQAGVRYSLSNPAAYVQSNLSGHVNMLEIARERRVAHFVYASSSSVYGQTGELPFRVENRTDWPISLYAATKRADELISESYAHLFRLPQTGLRFFTVYGPWGRPDMAVWMFTDNILKGEAITLFNQGKMQRDFTYIDDIISGVIAALDAPPPDDGKQKPGGSHSPHRIYNIGNNRSEQLETLVTTIETACGRKAVRDYQPMQPGDVTATYADISAIQDDLGYRPTTPISMGIPRWVEWFRTYHRV